The following coding sequences lie in one Niabella agricola genomic window:
- a CDS encoding MIP/aquaporin family protein translates to MNLFFYMWNLFKEFLGETVGTFIVVFLGCGAVAVSLLFHRLPLTVIAAVWGMAVVIAVYSFRSVCSAHFNPAVSIAMVIVGRFQKHKLVLYFVAQVFGAILAAAVLYLALHDFISGYEKTHRILRGADSSVATARMFGEFYAPFSVLPAVAAEFAGTFLLTATIFVVTQPGKKKIIKHAPVFIGSMLALLICVFAPITQAGLNPARDLGPRLVAWFAGWGAAAFPDTRGGFFWVYILAPFTGAAMAAVCWNYYRKRAAGTVLKMKYENK, encoded by the coding sequence ATGAACTTGTTTTTTTATATGTGGAATTTATTTAAAGAATTTCTTGGAGAGACGGTGGGTACATTTATCGTTGTATTTTTGGGATGTGGGGCGGTCGCTGTTTCCCTTTTGTTTCACCGGCTTCCGCTTACGGTTATTGCAGCTGTGTGGGGCATGGCCGTTGTGATTGCGGTATATAGCTTTCGCTCCGTATGCAGCGCACACTTCAATCCGGCTGTAAGTATTGCAATGGTCATTGTAGGCAGGTTTCAGAAGCATAAGCTGGTCCTGTATTTCGTAGCCCAGGTGTTTGGAGCCATACTGGCAGCTGCTGTTTTGTATCTTGCGTTGCATGACTTCATCAGCGGTTATGAGAAAACGCATCGTATTTTGAGGGGCGCGGATTCGTCTGTAGCTACAGCCCGGATGTTTGGCGAGTTCTATGCCCCTTTTTCTGTTTTACCTGCAGTTGCTGCCGAATTTGCCGGTACCTTCCTGTTAACTGCAACAATTTTTGTGGTAACCCAGCCCGGAAAAAAAAAGATAATAAAACATGCACCGGTATTTATTGGCTCCATGCTGGCCCTGCTTATCTGCGTTTTTGCTCCTATTACACAGGCCGGGCTAAATCCTGCCCGGGATCTGGGCCCAAGACTGGTGGCCTGGTTTGCAGGTTGGGGAGCGGCTGCATTTCCAGATACAAGAGGCGGCTTTTTCTGGGTATATATCCTGGCTCCGTTTACGGGAGCGGCGATGGCTGCAGTGTGCTGGAATTATTACCGGAAGCGGGCTGCGGGCACCGTATTAAAAATGAAATATGAAAACA